AGGATTTATCATCTACGAAATTGAGGTCATTCTATGTACAGTACAGTTGAAAGAGACACACAGTTCCAACACGTTCTTAATCACTTACAAACTGACACAGGCGTTCAAGGGGTTGTTCAGCTCGGCTCCGGTGCCGCAGGATATCAGGACCGCTATTCCGATATCGATTTAATGGTGGCTGCCCGCCCTGATGTTGACCCCCAATCAATCAAGCAGAATTTAACCGACTACTTTCTCCGATTATCCCCTATTTTCGTTAAAGAAAAGCAGTTCGGACCGGACATCTTTTTGCTGATTGTCCTACTCGAGAATCGCTTGGAGTTTAACATCTCTATCGCCCCACTCGAACTACTCCCGGTCCGTTCTCCACTTTGGAACGTCGTGGTCGATCGGGACGGGCAACTCCTCCAACACATGGAGATTGAACATGAGCGTTTTGTTGAGAGCCCGATTCGATACGAGACCAGTGATGTTCCCTTTGAGTTTATCTATGCCTCGCTAGCACTGGAGAAA
This sequence is a window from Exiguobacterium mexicanum. Protein-coding genes within it:
- a CDS encoding aminoglycoside 6-adenylyltransferase is translated as MYSTVERDTQFQHVLNHLQTDTGVQGVVQLGSGAAGYQDRYSDIDLMVAARPDVDPQSIKQNLTDYFLRLSPIFVKEKQFGPDIFLLIVLLENRLEFNISIAPLELLPVRSPLWNVVVDRDGQLLQHMEIEHERFVESPIRYETSDVPFEFIYASLALEKELKRNNLIYALKMLETLRELTLTAQTLKEGRKAHQFKAYHTLNRSFIEDYLQTYPNSIDPISIQRAKQSIHTLFSACLEDHPQYKLEPYMQRLLYEE